The following are encoded in a window of Brachyhypopomus gauderio isolate BG-103 chromosome 18, BGAUD_0.2, whole genome shotgun sequence genomic DNA:
- the shroom1 gene encoding protein Shroom1: MDSYNFQFERMSNLDLHPLSLPVSRLSPAKSTSSIDQYTHHHGKGDSAYSSFSGGSCAPDYSSPFLSDDFHPHGLQYSDLKYVNAVYGPNILESDPKSMDQLYRSMEVLTQQRNQSKNESPRVKDPPLPSRALPSPPPPPAPLSSTGTRNLETSQTRPSPEGQLADLSSFRPQAVNPEVLGPRPDPACGWRFSEHYQRDQLTPDAESKPTTVLSRLPRQTSQPDRSQQTKGGQTADPRHSSQNMISGSIQHKGQFYFVTGLYRSSESSVSQPQCVSDTHRQAERQRSHSTMENMFVNVPLRKPSSPGGPNGQLFFQEDKQSSPPNEFEEPANNHEDKASQGANVLEDSQKITDTGRHHTTNHPIFYCGPETSLSTSESSQNETPETDRSIHTKEDEHVNRLTRQSLVDVPSEKISKETTPLLYHLTGANQATFMNKAKMEKTAGWGCKDPDWGKNKQKAEKQSLCPSGDRSHSDMSKEDTVKDFSYPCNTLDDSFKKYYKEKLKDAQSKVLRETSFKRKDLQLSWPYRIEQKSEKKLSVAPQDMRPKPENLIHPHVPKLQQTEKETVRNTSQYLDKVIEKETVKPQNIAQPQVPRVGHRKRLTLEQKKLSHSEPEKLHQLSDGPVHATCRSLGSESEALLSEESRGELSQVTTRRKVFETRGRTMSASSLSKGTLKDLQHKALVAYMERKTALKVAERQLPAPQVPSQRHPSGERESDWGPRPHSANAGSKKMALRPPSAGRILDSSTVYAQFPSAQTSGHSRQSSRPEELPPTSGKSVSVESLLDEPEPPGSYRTRSTSTPHATHQIHRHFRSSSVHIKDIPSTLHKVEDAAGFRPHAASVPDQRPARVMASRGKSMEELGVSKVTRPKVLSKSSEQLNEHQTSHVASGRESHSLSFLVETQEHTQRKLRQEYVPLAGSGMNIQTIPDLHCSKEPGSLSTVRVCTTSPAHVNCFPSCDDKPLLRDGREDTTTISSLKGSTESSLGVSKFKAVPQEQVSMKVEMPPGDPSDVHEVSLSVGVTTDPSLWAVPPETDDSKGDECPASQNVTSGHPQSTQPTPCDTMETVPNLLDPDIDSVSKHDGDQENMETEKKCEPLEAEKPVVGDSKDQPQWETLVQEVVSADQSLARILYPITNRKTTLMLMEQLLSEDTLLMEEHYRKKQEQKDNSPEQTNLSSPEMTNPVQVNNPSVPADDGVCLPTQQHAQCSTGADIAEKKRQLVARIEAQLRSVEGLRSALQGEERQNGERGDAMEALVRERCLPAELERYTQFIGDLERVVSLLLCLSARLARVQNALTTVDDDTDAEEKQSLANRHRLLCKQREDAKDLKENLDRRERVVSGFLAKQLSGVQLQEYRRFVQTKASLLIRNKELDEKQRLGEEQLEALLNTIFP, translated from the exons ATGGATTCATACAACTTCCAGTTTGAGAGAATGAGCAACCTTGACCTGCACCCTCTCAGTCTTCCTGTGAGTCGACTGTCCCCTGCCAAGTCCACCAGTAGCATAGACCAGTATACCCACCACCACGGCAAAGGGGACTCTGCCTACAGCTCTTTTTCGGGGGGCTCCTGTGCCCCGGACTATTCTTCACCGTTTCTATCAGACGATTTCCACCCACATGGCCTGCAGTACTCAGATCTCAAGTATGTGAACGCTGTGTACGGTCCTAACATCCTGGAGTCAGACCCAAAGAGCATGGACCAGCTCTATCGCTCCATGGAGGTTCTCACACAGCAGCGTAATCAGAGCAAAAACGAGAGCCCTCGTGTTAAAGACCCTCCGCTGCCCTCCAGGGCTCTACCATCGCCGCCCCCGCCTCCCGCACCTCTCAGCTCCACAGGCACGAGGAACCTCGAGACCTCTCAAACGCGTCCGAGTCCCGAGGGTCAGCTGGCTGACCTTTCGTCCTTTAGGCCACAGGCGGTTAATCCTGAAGTCCTCGGTCCCAGGCCTGACCCTGCATGTGGATGGAGATTTTCAGAACATTATCAGAGGGACCAGCTGACGCCAGACGCTGAGTCAAAGCCCACAACCGTTTTAAGCCGACTGCCACGGCAGACGAGTCAGCCGGACCGCTCACAACAGACGAAGGGAGGCCAGACGGCCGACCCCCGGCACTCGTCACAAAATATGATCAGTGGAAGTATTCAACACAAAGGGCAGTTTTACTTTGTCACTGGCCTGTACAGATCTTCTGAGTCCAGCGTCTCGCAGCCACAGTGCGTGTCAGACACTCACAGGCAGGCTGAGAGGCAGAGATCTCACAGCACTATGGAAAacatgtttgtgaatgttcctTTGAGAAAACCAAGCAGTCCTGGTGGCCCCAATGGTCAGTTGTTTTTTCAAGAGGATAAACAATCAAGTCCTCCGAATGAATTTGAGGAGCCTGCCAATAACCATGAAGACAAAGCTTCTCAAGGTGCAAATGTCTTAGAAGATAGCCAGAAGATCACGGACACAGGCAGACATCACACCACCAATCACCCTATCTTCTACTGTGGTCCAGAGACAAGCCTCTCAACATCTGAGTCCTCTCAAAATGAGACCCCTGAAACAGACCGCAGCATTCATACAAAAGAAGATGAACATGTAAACAGACTGACAAGACAGTCCTTGGTAGATGTGCCTTCTGAGAAGATCAGCAAAGAGACCACACCTCTCCTGTATCACCTCACTGGGGCTAACCAGGCCACCTTTATGAACAAAGCCAAAATGGAGAAAACAGCTGGTTGGGGGTGCAAGGATCCTGACTGGGGCAAAAATAAGCAAAAAGCAGAAAAACAGTCTCTTTGTCCTAGTGGTGACAGATCACACAGTGACATGTCTAAAGAAGACACAGTGAAGGATTTCTCCTACCCATGCAATACACTGGATGATTCTttcaaaaaatattataaaGAAAAGTTGAAGGATGCACAGTCCAAAGTTTTGAGGGAGACGTCGTTCAAAAGAAAAGATTTGCAACTCTCTTGGCCATACAGAATTGAGCAGAAGTCTGAGAAGAAGCTGTCCGTTGCTCCACAAGACATGCGTCCCAAGCCTGAGAACCTCATCCACCCTCATGTTCCCAAGCTTCAACAAACAGAAAAGGAGACTGTGAGAAATACTAGTCAATACCTTGATAAAGTGATTGAGAAAGAGACTGTGAAGccacagaatattgcacagccACAGGTGCCCCGAGTCGGCCATAGGAAGAGACTAACCCTGGAGCAGAAGAAGCTGTCGCACTCCGAGCCGGAGAAACTGCACCAGCTGTCAGATGGACCTGTCCACGCAACCTGCCGTTCCCTCGGTAGTGAGAGTGAAGCGCTGCTCTCAGAAGAAAGCCGAGGAGAGCTGAGCCAAGTTACCACCAGACGAAAGGTGTTTGAGACAAGGGGCCGCACCATGTCGGCCTCCAGCCTCTCAAAAGGCACGCTCAAGGACCTTCAGCACAAGGCCTTGGTGGCGTATATGGAGCGAAAAACTGCCCTAAAGGTAGCAGAGCGCCAACTGCCAGCTCCACAGGTGCCCAGCCAGAGGCATCCATCTGGGGAGAGGGAGTCTGACTGGGGGCCCAGACCTCATTCGGCCAACGCAGGTTCCAAAAAGATGGCGCTCAGGCCGCCCTCTGCAGGTCGCATTCTGGACTCCAGCACTGTGTACGCCCAGTTCCCCTCTGCTCAGACCAGTGGTCACTCACGGCAGTCCAGTCGACCAGAGGAGCTGCCACCAACGTCAGGGAAATCCGTGTCGGTGGAGAGTCTCCTGGATGAGCCAGAACCGCCTGGATCTTACAGAACCcgcagcacctccaccccccatgcCACCCACCAG ATCCATCGGCATTTTCGTTCTTCGTCTGTGCATATCAAAGACATCCCAAG TACTCTGCATAAAGTGGAGGATGCAGCAGGTTTTAGGCCCCATGCAGCGTCAGTTCCAGACCAGCGACCAGCAAGAGTGATGGCTTCTCGAGGGAAATCGATGGAAGAACTTGGGGTGTCAAAGGTCACCAGGCCTAAAGTTCTAAGCAAGAGCTCAGAACAACTAAATGAACACCAGACCAGTCATGTAGCATCTGGTAGGGAGAGTCATTCTTTGTCGTTTTTGGTTGAGACGCAGGAACATACCCAAAGAAAACTCAGGCAAGAGTATGTTCCTCTAGCTGGCTCTGGGATGAACATCCAGACCATTCCCGATCTCCATTGCTCTAAGGAGCCAGGCTCATTATCCACCGTCAGAGTTTGCACTACCTCCCCTGCCCACGTGAACTGTTTTCCCAGCTGTGATGATAAACCACTACTGAGAGATGGTAGAGAAGACACAACTACAATCAGTTCCCTCAAAGGATCCACTGAGAGCAGTCTGGGTGTCAG TAAATTTAAGGCAGTTCCTCAAGAGCAGGTCTCGATGAAGGTCGAAATGCCGCCTGGAGACCCGAGTGACGTGCATGAAGTATCTCTGAGTGTTGGTGTAACGACAGACCCCAGTCTATGGGCCGTGCCTCCTGAGACAGATGACAGTAAAGGAGATGAGTGCCCAGCTTCTCAAAATGTAACCTCTGGTCACCCTCAGAGCACACAACCTACTCCATGTGATACGATGGAAACAGTGCCTAACCTTCTAGACCCTGATATTGACTCTGTCTCTAAACATGATGGAGATCAAGAAAATATGGAAACTGAGAAGAAATGTGAACCTCTGGAGGCTGAGAAACCGGTAGTGGGTGATTCTAAGGACCAGCCTCAGTGGGAGACATTGGTTCAGGAAGTGGTCTCAGCAGACCAATCACTAGCCCGCATTTTATATCCTATAACCAATCGGAAGACAACGCTCATGCTAATGGAGCAGCTGTTATCTGAGGACACCCTGCTGATGGAGGAACACTACAGAAAAAAGCAGGAGCAGAAAGATAACTCACCTGAGCAAACTAACCTGAGCAG CCCCGAGATGACAAACCCTGTTCAAGTAAATAACCCTTCAGTACCAGCCGATGACGGTGTTTGCCTGCCAACTCAGCAGCACGCACAGTGCAGTACAGGAGCCGATATCGCAGAGAAGAAG AGGCAGCTTGTGGCCCGCATCGAGGCACAGCTGAGGTCCGTGGAGGGCCTGCGGTCCGCCCTGCAGGGGGAGGAGAGGCAGAACGGCGAGCGGGGCGACGCCATGGAGGCGCTGGTGCGCGAACGCTGTCTGCCCGCCGAGCTGGAGCGCTACACCCAGTTCATCGGGGACCTGGAGCGCGTGGTCAGCCTGCTGCTGTGCCTGTCAGCCCGCCTGGCCCGGGTCCAGAACGCCCTCACCACCGTGGACGACGACACGGACGCCGAGGAGAAG